The proteins below are encoded in one region of Neofelis nebulosa isolate mNeoNeb1 chromosome 17, mNeoNeb1.pri, whole genome shotgun sequence:
- the PSENEN gene encoding gamma-secretase subunit PEN-2 isoform X1: MWQRLPSGGNRFHWGVVVRDPCICHLGSRLGSCPYRPSGRLRLSATMNLERVSNEEKLNLCRKYYLGGFAFLPFLWLVNIFWFFREAFLVPAYTEQSQIKGYVWRSAVGFLFWVIVLTTWITIFQIYRPRWGALGDYLSFTIPLGTP, translated from the exons ATGTGGCAAAGGCTTCCAAGCGGAGGAAATAGGTTCCACTG GGGCGTGGTTGTTCGCGATCCCTGCATCTGTCACCTGGGGTCAAGGCTCGGCTCTTGCCCTTACAGACCCTCGGGACGACTCCGCCTCAGCGCAACTATGAACTTGGAGCGGGTGTCCAACGAGGAGAAGCTAAATCTGTGCCGGAAGTACTACCTGG gtGGGTTTgctttcctgccttttctctggTTGGTCAACATCTTCTGGTTCTTCCGAGAGGCGTTCCTAGTCCCGGCGTACACAGAGCAGAGCCAAATCAAAGGCT ATGTCTGGCGCTCAGCTGTGGGCTTCCTCTTCTGGGTGATTGTACTCACAACCTGGATCACCATCTTCCAGATCTACCGGCCCCGTTGGGGCGCCCTTGGTGATTATCTCTCCTTCACCATACCCCTAGGTACCCCCTGA
- the PSENEN gene encoding gamma-secretase subunit PEN-2 isoform X2 — translation MNLERVSNEEKLNLCRKYYLGGFAFLPFLWLVNIFWFFREAFLVPAYTEQSQIKGYVWRSAVGFLFWVIVLTTWITIFQIYRPRWGALGDYLSFTIPLGTP, via the exons ATGAACTTGGAGCGGGTGTCCAACGAGGAGAAGCTAAATCTGTGCCGGAAGTACTACCTGG gtGGGTTTgctttcctgccttttctctggTTGGTCAACATCTTCTGGTTCTTCCGAGAGGCGTTCCTAGTCCCGGCGTACACAGAGCAGAGCCAAATCAAAGGCT ATGTCTGGCGCTCAGCTGTGGGCTTCCTCTTCTGGGTGATTGTACTCACAACCTGGATCACCATCTTCCAGATCTACCGGCCCCGTTGGGGCGCCCTTGGTGATTATCTCTCCTTCACCATACCCCTAGGTACCCCCTGA
- the U2AF1L4 gene encoding splicing factor U2AF 26 kDa subunit isoform X1, with protein MAEYLASIFGTEKDKVNCSFYFKIGACRHGDRCSRLHNKPTFSQTIVLLNLYRNPQNTAQTADGSHCHVSDVEVQEHYDNFFEEVFTELQEKYGEIEEMNVCDNLGDHLVGNVYVKFRREEDAERAVAELNNRWFNGQAVHAELSPVTDFRESCCRQYEMGECTRGGFCNFMHLRPISRNLRRQLYGRGPRRRSPPRSHTGHRPRERNRRRSPDHRHGRF; from the exons ATGGCTGAATATTTAGCTTCGATATTCGGGACTGAGAAGGACAA GGTTAACTGCTCTTTTTACTTTAAGATCGGGGCCTGCCGGCACGGGGACCGGTGCTCCCGGCTTCACAACAAACCGACTTTCAGCCAG ACCATAGTGCTGCTCAACCTGTACCGGAATCCACAGAACACCGCGCAAACCGCAGACGGATCACACT gtcACGTGAGCGACGTGGAGGTGCAAGAACACTATGATAACTTCTTCGAG GAGGTGTTCACGGAGCTGCAGGAGAAGTACGGGGAGATTGAAGAGATGAATGTGTGCGACAACCTGGGGGACCACCTCGTGGGCAATGTCTACGTCAAG TTTCGGCGTGAGGAGGATGCAGAGCGGGCAGTGGCTGAACTCAATAACCGCTGGTTCAATGGGCAGGCAGTGCATGCTGAGCTGTCTCCTGTCACCGACTTCCGGGAGTCATGCTGTCGGCAATACGAGATGGG GGAATGTACCCGGGGTGGCTTCTGCAACTTCATGCACCTTCGGCCCATCTCCCGGAATCTTCGACGTCAGCTGTATGGGCGAGGACCCAGGCGCAG GTCACCCCCAAGGTCCCATACTGGTCACCGCCCCCGAGAAAGAAACCGAAGACGTTCCCCAGACCACCGGCATGGCCGCTTCTGA
- the U2AF1L4 gene encoding splicing factor U2AF 26 kDa subunit isoform X2 — translation MAEYLASIFGTEKDKVNCSFYFKIGACRHGDRCSRLHNKPTFSQTIVLLNLYRNPQNTAQTADGSHCHVSDVEVQEHYDNFFEEVFTELQEKYGEIEEMNVCDNLGDHLVGNVYVKFRREEDAERAVAELNNRWFNGQAVHAELSPVTDFRESCCRQYEMGECTRGGFCNFMHLRPISRNLRRQLYGRGPRRRS, via the exons ATGGCTGAATATTTAGCTTCGATATTCGGGACTGAGAAGGACAA GGTTAACTGCTCTTTTTACTTTAAGATCGGGGCCTGCCGGCACGGGGACCGGTGCTCCCGGCTTCACAACAAACCGACTTTCAGCCAG ACCATAGTGCTGCTCAACCTGTACCGGAATCCACAGAACACCGCGCAAACCGCAGACGGATCACACT gtcACGTGAGCGACGTGGAGGTGCAAGAACACTATGATAACTTCTTCGAG GAGGTGTTCACGGAGCTGCAGGAGAAGTACGGGGAGATTGAAGAGATGAATGTGTGCGACAACCTGGGGGACCACCTCGTGGGCAATGTCTACGTCAAG TTTCGGCGTGAGGAGGATGCAGAGCGGGCAGTGGCTGAACTCAATAACCGCTGGTTCAATGGGCAGGCAGTGCATGCTGAGCTGTCTCCTGTCACCGACTTCCGGGAGTCATGCTGTCGGCAATACGAGATGGG GGAATGTACCCGGGGTGGCTTCTGCAACTTCATGCACCTTCGGCCCATCTCCCGGAATCTTCGACGTCAGCTGTATGGGCGAGGACCCAGGCGCAG ATCCTAA
- the IGFLR1 gene encoding IGF-like family receptor 1 → MAPQATDPARMGPLRRLLTAALLLAQAAPQEASQHCGRLEYWNPDNRCCSSCLQRFGPPPCPDYEFSENCGFNDFADHVTYPFKECPFGQCNPDNAELCSPCGAGATAPAPAGSRSGTQRRCREKPVPPKEPCPLKSGKPRVYSSQEPSPSAISSVSWTPERNVTQQALPNFALPVVLVLMVLVLLVTSAVILLLAQRCHRRAKVLHPYPGLVCGDTSIHTVFSLPSSSPGSLEASDAGDKVSLVPLLGRELPSLASQPLSRLLDELEVLEELIVLLDPEPGPGGGMARGTTRHLAARYGVPAAWSTFAYSLRPSRSPLRALIEMVVAREPSASLGQLGTHLAQLGRADALQVLSKLG, encoded by the exons ATGGCCCCCCAGGCTACAGACCCCGCCCGGATGGGGCCCCTACGCCGCCTCCTGACTGCGGCACTACTTCTGGCTCAGGCTGCGCCTCAGGAGGCCTCCCAGCACTGCGGGCGCCTAGAGTACTGGAACCCTGATAACCGGTGCTGCAGCAGCTGCCTGCAGCGCTTTGGGCCGCCCCCCTGCCCGG ACTACGAGTTTTCGGAAAACTGCGGATTCAATGATTTTGCCGATCACGTGACATACCCCTTCAAAGAGTGTCCCTTTGGGCAGTGCAACCCCGACAATGCGGAGCTATGTAGCCCTTGTGGCGCCGGAGCCACGGCCCCCGCTCCCGCAGGGAGCAGGAGCGGAACCCAGCGTCGCTGCAGAGAG AAGCCGGTCCCTCCCAAGGAGCCCTGTCCTCTCAAGTCTGGGAAACCCAGAGTTTATAGCTCCCAGGAGCCCAGCCCATCAGCGATTTCCAGTGTCTCCTGGACACCTGAGCGCAACGTCACTCAGCAGGCCTTGCCGAATTTTGCCCTGCCAGTGGTGCTGGTTCTCATGGTGCTGGTTCTGCTGGTGACCTCAGCAGTGATCCTTCTGCTTGCCCAGCGGTGTCACCGCCGGGCAAAAGTCCTCCATCCCTACCCCGGCTTGGTTTGTGGCGACACCAGTATCCATACGGTCTTCTCCTTGCCCTCGTCCTCTCCAGGCTCCCTGGAGGCATCAGACGCAGGGGATAAGGTGTCTCTGGTTCCACTCCTGGGCAGAG AACTGCCGAGTCTGGCATCACAGCCCCTGTCTCGCCTCCTGGATGAGCTGGAGGTGCTGGAGGAGCTGATAGTGCTGCTGGATCCTGAACCTGGGCCAGGTGGGGGGATGGCACGCGGCACCACGAGACACCTGGCGGCGAGGTACGGAGTGCCCGCTGCCTGGTCCACCTTTGCCTACTCACTGCGACCCAGTCGCTCGCCACTGCGGGCCCTGATCGAGATGGTGGTGGCAAGGGAGCCCTCTGCTTCTCTGGGGCAGCTTGGCACACACCTGGCCCAGCTGGGGCGGGCAGATGCACTGCAGGTGCTGTCCAAACTTGGCTGA